TCCTTTCCACATATTGTCTTTCCGCATTTATCCTAGCTAGTTCTTCTAGACGACGACTATCGACAGCCGAGCTGTTAGTAGGAGACATAGCTGAGCAATGAGGTGGTCCAGGGTTGAATCCTCTTCTAGGATCAAAATGGTCCATATGAGAAGGATGAGGACCTACAGACATTCTCCCTCCCATTGACATTCTCAGAAACTCTTCTTTCCTCTCTCTTTCATATCTTTCTAATTCTTGAAACTTGAAAGATGTAGCCATAGGGGACGCAGGGTGAGGGTGTGGAGACACTCTAGACATGACAGAATGAGGAGCGGAATGAGGTGGATGATGAAAATGATCTGAAGGAACATGTGAAAATCCGGGAGGCAATGACATTTTAGCTGCAGTTGCTGAGATCTCGTCGTTGGTTGCTTTACGAACACGTTCATCACGTTTACGAGCTAGTTTAGATTCTGGTACAGGTTTAAAATACATATCCGTCCGCGAGCATGAGTTTCCCTCCCCTCTATTCCAATTACGAATAAATATTGCGCTCTGGGATCGATGACATTCAGAACCATCAGGCTTTGGAGGCGGTGAAGGCTCTCTTGGCACAGGTGGAGGAGGAGTAGGTGTTGAGCGACTATGATGAAGAATTTGAACTTCAGGATCTTTAGTTGGAAAAGGTAAGGGTGACGGAGAAGATGAAAAAGCCATTGGATGGGGCAATCCATGGGGCATCTGACCCGGAGGGGGAAGTACAGGTCGCATATTATTCGAAATTGGTGAAAACATGCTACCTAAAAGACTTTTTTGCAGATCGGATTTTATATCCATAGGAGAAGGTAACCCGCTgtgatacatatttaaatgaggATGGGGAGGATGTCCTCCAGTTCCAAAAGGCAAAGAAGGTCTTGATATAGGCGCATGATGCGTGGATAAATGAGGCTGATGCAGATTCAAAGGACCTGGAGGTGCAGGTAAACGCCCTCCCACAACTGATGATTGAGTAGTTATTGCCGAAACAGACGTAGAAGGAGGAGGTAGAACAGAAGCAATCGAATGAGATATTATTGAAGGGCTATCAGCGATTGAGGGTATAGATGAATTAGCTACGGACATTCCTACATTAGAAGTAACATTGCTTGGTGAAGAAGAGGGAACTTCAGAGTCTTTCTCAATGGCACTTAAATTTAGATCTTCACTGGCTATAGAGGGGATCGCTAAACACTGGGGTTTGTCTTCAGATTTATTATCTACAGGATTTTCTACTTTTGATTCTTCTTTAATAAGTTCCTGTACTTTTTTCTCCTCACTTTTAGAAGTACCATTCTCTAATTCTTCTTTCTTGACGACAGAAAACGAAGAGTCGGATGTTTCATCTACGGTAGAAACAGTACTAAGGATATTAGTTGCGGAATTATCAATAGGAGAAGCATTGGCAGTGGAAGGTGCTGTCTCTTCCTCCTTCTTAATTTCCTCATTTTCTTCCACTATATCAGGCAAAAGTTCGTCCTCTAGAACTTCTTTGCGAGGATCGAGTGTAGGCAATTCTCCgtatttcttaaaatacatGCGGCATTCAGTACAAACaagaattttttctttagaagCATGATGCCAGTCTTTAGATGACGTTGAATAGCAGTGTCGACAATAATAAGGACTTAACTCTTTCTCCCCGTTCTCAGAAGAATCCTCACATCCAGACTTCGAGTCTACATCTTCCCCTTCAGAAGCTGAGCTTAAATCTGTAGGATCATCCTTAATTGTTTTGGTTGTCGTCGTTTTTGAGGATTTAATTCTTCTTACAATATTTGGTCGATGGCGACGTCCCCTGGGTCGATTATTCACAGCTCCAGGACTTTTCTTCCAgaggtaataaaaattaataagatcaGATGTCTCTTTTTGCGGCAGGAACTCTGTcttgattttaaagaaattttttccataaatacgAAGGCCTTTAATAAAATCTTTGATATCATCTTCCCGCCATTCACGCGCTGTGTCGGGAGGATTGGGCCTTTTTAAAAGATTCTGAAGAGCTTTTCCGGTATCATAGTCAACCTCGTGAAGTTGTTTAATGGCGTTCGCTGTTATTGAATCCCTAGAAGCAGTTGCAAATCCATCTTCTGTAGACCCCCCATCGCACATTGCGGCAAAGGCAGCCATGGATCGTCCTGCTCTAAGATACATTAATAAATCATGATCATGAATTCTTCCTGGCTCCCAAGTGGAGTCTTCTTTAGGATCTGGGATTTGTGATACGTCCGAAACAGTCTCTAATTCAGGTAATTTGGCCTGATGAGATGCTCCTACACGGATTTCGCCTTGTGTTGAAGCCAGACGACGTGTTTCGGGGTTGTAGGAAAGAGTATAGAAAAAGGTATCCTTTTCGGGGATAAAATTGCGAAAGCTAATTATGTCTGAACAATGATAAACAGTGCACTTTCCTCTGAGAACAGAGACAGGATAAATGTCTGTGGCATCCGAAATGAAGAGCTCTCTCTTCCGTGTGATGGGATCATGGATCACGTCATATTTCTTGGATCCATGCTCAGTGTGCCGATCCTGAACTAAGAGTTGGTAAACCTGCTCAGGTACTTCTGAAGTTCGATAAAACCATTTCACATGGACCATGAGTGTGTCTcttttgctcattttcatacTCTGGATGGCACAAACATAATAAGGCTGCTCTGGGCGTTGAGACTCGATATAAACCGCATCTCCGGGGCAGTAGTCCGTTCCACATTCATTGGCACGATAACGAACGTAATCGCCGGAGATGGAGGATTTCCAGACCTTTCCTTTTAAGGGTTTTTTGGATCCCTGTCCAACCACAAGCTCCTCTTCTTCCTCTTCCTCCACGGCTCCACCACTCGGATTCACGGTGTTAGACCTTGTGGGCTCAGAATCCTCATCAGACGGGGTGGACATCACTC
The genomic region above belongs to Lepeophtheirus salmonis chromosome 8, UVic_Lsal_1.4, whole genome shotgun sequence and contains:
- the LOC121122408 gene encoding uncharacterized protein codes for the protein MSTPSDEDSEPTRSNTVNPSGGAVEEEEEEELVVGQGSKKPLKGKVWKSSISGDYVRYRANECGTDYCPGDAVYIESQRPEQPYYVCAIQSMKMSKRDTLMVHVKWFYRTSEVPEQVYQLLVQDRHTEHGSKKYDVIHDPITRKRELFISDATDIYPVSVLRGKCTVYHCSDIISFRNFIPEKDTFFYTLSYNPETRRLASTQGEIRVGASHQAKLPELETVSDVSQIPDPKEDSTWEPGRIHDHDLLMYLRAGRSMAAFAAMCDGGSTEDGFATASRDSITANAIKQLHEVDYDTGKALQNLLKRPNPPDTAREWREDDIKDFIKGLRIYGKNFFKIKTEFLPQKETSDLINFYYLWKKSPGAVNNRPRGRRHRPNIVRRIKSSKTTTTKTIKDDPTDLSSASEGEDVDSKSGCEDSSENGEKELSPYYCRHCYSTSSKDWHHASKEKILVCTECRMYFKKYGELPTLDPRKEVLEDELLPDIVEENEEIKKEEETAPSTANASPIDNSATNILSTVSTVDETSDSSFSVVKKEELENGTSKSEEKKVQELIKEESKVENPVDNKSEDKPQCLAIPSIASEDLNLSAIEKDSEVPSSSPSNVTSNVGMSVANSSIPSIADSPSIISHSIASVLPPPSTSVSAITTQSSVVGGRLPAPPGPLNLHQPHLSTHHAPISRPSLPFGTGGHPPHPHLNMYHSGLPSPMDIKSDLQKSLLGSMFSPISNNMRPVLPPPGQMPHGLPHPMAFSSSPSPLPFPTKDPEVQILHHSRSTPTPPPPVPREPSPPPKPDGSECHRSQSAIFIRNWNRGEGNSCSRTDMYFKPVPESKLARKRDERVRKATNDEISATAAKMSLPPGFSHVPSDHFHHPPHSAPHSVMSRVSPHPHPASPMATSFKFQELERYERERKEEFLRMSMGGRMSVGPHPSHMDHFDPRRGFNPGPPHCSAMSPTNSSAVDSRRLEELARINAERQYVERISALATDPLVRLQMAGVNPELPPGPSSHLSLHPGFNHMLSHGGGRPPHHPPPHLQGLDPRFNPSDLLGLRYPPPGLSHPELLQRQLMLERELLAAHGAAAQHQSLLAQQEEFLRLEQEARVRQNRP